In Acaryochloris marina S15, a single genomic region encodes these proteins:
- a CDS encoding sugar phosphorylase, whose product MIDRAQQHQAFTIKVKALLERIYGPDSLEQILEQLFELLQPHFADSISENLHKWSQDNILLITYGDTIRPQNGSPPLATLDHFLKAHLQDVVTGVHILPFCPFSSDDGFSVIDYKAVNHELGTWEDIQQIAQSFELMADLVLNHVSSQSQWFQNYLQGADPGQDYFVEVDPGADVSQVVRPRSSPLLVEVETLAGPKHVWATFSADQIDLNFANPEVLLEFAKILLFYVQMGAKYIRLDAIGYLWKRLGTSCIHLPETHAMVRLLREILEMVDPSVALITETNVPNRENLSYFGNRNEAHLIYNFSLPPLILNALLQGKAEHLKTWMMSMPPAPLGCAYFNFTASHDGIGLRPTEGLLTEAEYQTLLHCMEDFGGTLSMRTNAEGIDSPYEINISFFDALRGTAKGKDQWQIERFICSQTIMMSLEGIPAFYIHSLLATHNDWENVHRTERKRSINRHQWSLPALEQQLADETSPHAIVLKGLTRLIKIRRQQDAFHPNATQYTLHLPNQALFAFWRQSMARDQSIFSIHNLSDCQQKLKLSDLNLVTIDPWYDLISGSCIRGIYDTLLLEPYQSLWITNKFEGLEADGQTCTLGVETDNG is encoded by the coding sequence ATGATTGATCGAGCTCAACAGCATCAAGCCTTCACCATCAAAGTGAAAGCCCTGCTGGAAAGAATTTATGGTCCAGATTCCCTAGAACAAATACTTGAACAGCTCTTCGAACTGTTACAACCCCATTTTGCAGACTCCATTTCTGAGAACTTGCACAAATGGAGTCAAGACAACATTCTGTTAATCACCTATGGAGATACCATTCGCCCGCAGAATGGTAGCCCTCCCTTAGCGACATTAGATCACTTTCTCAAAGCCCATTTGCAAGATGTGGTTACTGGGGTGCATATCTTACCGTTTTGTCCCTTCAGTTCTGATGATGGTTTTTCGGTTATCGACTACAAAGCCGTCAATCATGAACTGGGCACTTGGGAAGATATCCAGCAGATTGCTCAGTCCTTTGAACTGATGGCTGACCTGGTTCTCAACCATGTCTCTAGCCAAAGCCAATGGTTTCAGAATTATTTGCAAGGTGCTGATCCGGGGCAGGACTATTTTGTCGAAGTAGATCCCGGTGCGGATGTCTCTCAGGTTGTTCGCCCTCGAAGTTCTCCCTTGTTGGTAGAAGTCGAGACCTTAGCGGGTCCCAAGCATGTGTGGGCTACCTTTAGTGCCGATCAAATTGACCTGAATTTTGCTAATCCAGAGGTGCTGCTCGAATTTGCCAAAATTCTGCTGTTTTATGTGCAAATGGGTGCTAAGTATATCCGCTTGGACGCCATTGGTTACCTATGGAAACGGTTAGGAACCTCCTGTATTCATCTACCGGAAACCCATGCCATGGTCCGCTTGTTGCGGGAAATCCTGGAAATGGTCGATCCGTCGGTGGCATTGATCACCGAGACCAATGTGCCGAATCGCGAAAACCTCAGCTACTTTGGCAATCGGAACGAAGCGCATTTGATCTACAACTTCAGCCTGCCGCCCTTGATTTTGAATGCGTTGCTCCAGGGCAAGGCTGAACATTTAAAAACTTGGATGATGAGTATGCCCCCAGCCCCTTTGGGATGTGCTTACTTCAACTTTACGGCCTCCCATGATGGCATTGGCTTACGACCGACAGAAGGTCTCTTGACTGAAGCAGAGTACCAAACCTTACTTCACTGTATGGAAGACTTTGGTGGCACCCTGAGTATGCGCACCAATGCTGAGGGAATTGATTCACCCTATGAAATCAATATTTCCTTTTTTGATGCCCTCCGAGGCACAGCGAAAGGCAAAGACCAGTGGCAGATCGAGCGCTTTATCTGTTCCCAAACGATCATGATGTCCTTGGAAGGAATCCCAGCCTTTTATATTCACAGTTTGCTCGCTACTCATAATGATTGGGAGAATGTTCATCGTACGGAGCGCAAGCGGTCCATTAATCGTCATCAGTGGTCTCTTCCAGCCTTAGAACAGCAGTTAGCAGATGAAACGTCTCCCCATGCCATTGTCTTGAAAGGGCTCACCCGGCTGATTAAGATTCGTCGCCAACAAGATGCTTTCCATCCCAACGCCACTCAATACACCCTGCATTTGCCTAATCAAGCGTTATTTGCATTTTGGCGGCAGAGTATGGCCCGCGATCAGAGCATTTTCTCCATTCATAATCTCAGCGATTGCCAGCAGAAACTGAAGCTCTCTGACCTTAACCTGGTCACTATTGATCCGTGGTATGACCTCATTAGTGGGTCTTGTATTCGAGGGATTTATGACACTTTGCTCTTGGAGCCCTATCAGTCTCTGTGGATTACCAATAAGTTTGAGGGTCTTGAAGCGGATGGGCAAACTTGCACTTTAGGAGTCGAGACAGATAATGGCTAA
- a CDS encoding mannosyl-3-phosphoglycerate phosphatase: MANSASYLVFTDLDGTLLNHDDYRYDAALPMLAWLKEHQIPVIAVTSKTRVEVEDLLQSLSFEEPFVVENGSGVFIPLTDQRFDPAKMDIPHQLWEQHQCLYLGCTYDQARQGLKALAQKLNQPLRGFGDMSIEELVALTGLRSEEVLKAQAREFTEPFVNPGLAATDLEQHVAEIGFQVLVGDRFCHLIGLGAGKGKAVKLLVQCYQGFQAPIKTVGLGNSPNDLAMLEAVDIPIVIPGAEGPHPGLAHQGWQIAPATGAQGWAMAMSQVRDQYWS; this comes from the coding sequence ATGGCTAACTCTGCCTCTTATTTGGTCTTTACGGATTTAGATGGCACTCTCTTAAACCACGATGATTATCGATATGATGCAGCCTTGCCGATGCTGGCCTGGTTGAAAGAGCATCAGATCCCAGTCATTGCCGTGACCAGTAAAACGCGGGTTGAGGTGGAGGATCTGCTTCAATCCCTCTCTTTTGAAGAACCTTTTGTGGTTGAAAACGGGAGTGGGGTGTTTATCCCTCTCACGGATCAGCGCTTTGATCCTGCCAAAATGGATATCCCTCATCAGTTATGGGAACAGCATCAGTGCCTCTATTTAGGCTGTACCTATGATCAGGCTAGACAAGGGCTAAAAGCCCTGGCCCAAAAGCTCAACCAGCCTCTCAGGGGCTTTGGAGATATGAGTATAGAGGAGTTAGTCGCATTAACCGGGCTCCGCTCAGAAGAGGTACTCAAAGCTCAAGCTCGCGAGTTTACAGAGCCTTTTGTAAATCCAGGGTTAGCCGCTACTGATTTGGAGCAGCATGTTGCTGAGATTGGGTTCCAGGTCTTGGTGGGCGATCGCTTCTGTCACCTGATTGGCTTAGGGGCGGGCAAGGGTAAAGCGGTAAAGCTATTGGTGCAGTGCTATCAAGGGTTTCAGGCCCCCATTAAGACCGTGGGGCTGGGCAATAGTCCCAATGATTTAGCGATGTTAGAAGCCGTTGATATTCCGATTGTGATTCCAGGGGCAGAAGGCCCTCATCCAGGTTTAGCCCATCAAGGTTGGCAGATCGCACCGGCTACAGGTGCTCAGGGTTGGGCTATGGCGATGTCACAGGTGCGTGATCAGTATTGGTCATAG
- a CDS encoding TVP38/TMEM64 family protein yields MNGCSLALKSNVKRSYLSPWFWGGMVMLISLGALAMTDHLPTLNWQVFTVEGFQDLVNRLGPWGPVAYIGLLIVSVVASQIPGAPLAIAAGALWGPLTAGLYTIIGGFLGALLAYGLGKYLGQPFFQTLTGKRITISPDLATNLMGWFIFVSRLLPVLSFDLVSYGAGMAGLSFPLYAAATLVGMIPSTLLLTYMGGIADPSQMLGLTGLLLMSIIVLPIVLIRLTGDRLNTLVKIEPA; encoded by the coding sequence ATGAACGGATGCTCCTTGGCCCTGAAATCTAATGTGAAACGCAGCTACTTATCTCCCTGGTTCTGGGGGGGGATGGTGATGCTCATCAGCTTGGGTGCCCTAGCCATGACCGATCACTTACCTACCCTGAATTGGCAGGTATTCACTGTGGAGGGATTTCAGGATTTGGTAAATCGCTTAGGACCCTGGGGGCCTGTGGCTTACATCGGGTTGCTGATTGTTTCGGTGGTGGCGAGTCAAATTCCGGGTGCACCTCTTGCGATCGCAGCGGGCGCATTGTGGGGACCACTGACCGCAGGGTTATACACAATCATCGGCGGATTTTTAGGCGCATTACTCGCTTATGGTTTGGGCAAGTATCTCGGACAACCCTTCTTCCAAACCCTAACGGGTAAAAGGATTACCATTTCTCCTGATTTGGCAACGAATCTGATGGGCTGGTTTATCTTTGTCAGCCGCCTACTTCCTGTACTCTCTTTCGATTTAGTCAGTTATGGTGCTGGAATGGCGGGTTTGTCATTCCCCCTTTATGCTGCTGCGACCTTGGTGGGCATGATTCCATCCACGTTACTTCTGACCTACATGGGCGGTATCGCTGATCCATCTCAGATGCTAGGACTCACTGGCCTGCTCTTGATGAGCATCATTGTTCTTCCTATCGTTTTAATTCGTCTCACAGGTGATCGTCTCAACACACTTGTCAAAATTGAGCCAGCATAA
- the lspA gene encoding signal peptidase II: protein MRWKKWLFWVSALLSVGADQLTKFWVTQNFELRRPPESWPLIQNVFHFTYVTNDGAAFSLFKDSPLLPWLSLLVCLGLIGLGLFGPRLPQWEQAGYGFLLGGAAGNGIDRIFLGEVIDFLDFRLIQFPVFNIADISINIGLACLLFATWQSSRKDSRKTPTP, encoded by the coding sequence ATGCGCTGGAAAAAATGGTTGTTTTGGGTATCTGCCCTGTTGAGTGTGGGGGCTGATCAGCTCACTAAGTTTTGGGTCACTCAGAACTTCGAACTACGTAGGCCGCCTGAGTCATGGCCTCTGATTCAGAACGTGTTTCATTTCACTTACGTGACCAATGATGGGGCAGCTTTTAGCCTGTTCAAAGATAGTCCGCTTTTACCTTGGCTATCGTTACTTGTTTGTCTTGGATTAATTGGACTGGGCTTATTTGGACCTCGCTTACCCCAATGGGAACAAGCAGGTTACGGTTTTTTACTAGGTGGAGCTGCGGGGAACGGGATTGATCGAATCTTTTTGGGTGAGGTGATTGACTTTTTAGACTTCCGCCTCATTCAGTTCCCTGTGTTCAACATTGCAGATATTTCGATCAATATAGGCCTAGCATGCCTCTTATTTGCAACTTGGCAAAGTAGTCGTAAAGACTCACGCAAAACACCTACGCCGTAA
- a CDS encoding biotin transporter BioY, whose translation MDDRIASVNYDSKYSLLRSNPVLTTFDELLWAIIGLLLTINGVFIEVAVPVPSTWPIDWNQIDLYSLGATLQIGAVLLVGCLGGKNAGALSQIAYLVLGLSGVQVFSQGGGLGYVQEPTFGYLLGFLPGAWMCGYLAFRSQKSRIETLLLSCLCGLLTIHLFGIIYLTGLSLLQLSSFSWGASIWQFSILPFPGQLIVMCASALIAFLLRRILFY comes from the coding sequence ATGGATGATCGCATTGCATCTGTGAACTACGATTCCAAATACTCTCTATTGCGTTCCAACCCCGTGCTGACCACTTTTGATGAACTTCTATGGGCAATTATCGGACTCTTGTTAACCATCAATGGAGTTTTCATCGAGGTTGCAGTTCCTGTCCCGTCGACATGGCCCATTGATTGGAATCAGATCGATCTTTATTCCTTAGGCGCAACATTACAAATAGGGGCTGTCTTATTAGTAGGGTGTTTAGGGGGTAAAAATGCAGGAGCACTCTCCCAAATTGCCTATTTAGTCTTGGGGCTAAGTGGTGTTCAAGTTTTCTCTCAAGGAGGTGGCCTAGGTTATGTACAAGAACCTACTTTCGGCTATCTACTCGGCTTTTTGCCAGGGGCATGGATGTGTGGATATTTAGCCTTTCGCAGCCAAAAGAGTCGCATCGAGACCTTATTACTGAGTTGTCTGTGTGGACTGCTAACGATTCACTTATTTGGAATTATTTATCTGACTGGCTTATCCCTGTTACAGTTGTCCTCTTTTAGTTGGGGGGCCTCGATCTGGCAGTTTTCGATTTTGCCATTTCCTGGGCAGTTGATTGTAATGTGTGCCTCTGCTCTGATCGCATTTTTGCTTCGACGAATCTTGTTCTATTGA